The nucleotide sequence CTATCTCGCGTGGACCGACATGCGCGGCTACCCCGGCCCGCCGGCACCGGAGAATCGCTACAAGAACATCTATGCGCAGCACTGGCTGGCCGACGGCACACGCGATCCACGCTGGCCAGCGTCGGGGTTCCCGGTGTGCGTCGACTTCGACATTCCGCAGTTCAGCGCCTACGCCGCGACCGATGATGAAGGCGGGCTGCTGGTGTCATGGACCGACCTGCGTGGTGCGTTCACGGGTAGCGGGCAGGACGTCTACGCGCAGAAGATCCGTAGCGACGGAACGGTGGCTCCCGGGTGGCCGGTCAATGGCCGACCGGTGGCCCAGTCTCCGAATACCGAGACGGAAGGCCAGGTGGTGAAAGACGGCGCCGGGGGCATGTACGTGGCGTACCGACTCAACTTCATCCACGCGGCGACCCAGCACCTCCTCGCGGATGGCTCGGTGGATCCGGCATGGGCACCGAATGGCGTTCCTCTGCCGGGGCCAAACAGCGAAGACTTCGTGCTGTGCTGGGACGGGTTCCGAGGTGCGGTGGTGGCGGTGAGAGGTGGCTTCGACGGACAGCATCACGTGTTTGCGTACCACCTGGGCCCCGACTATCCGACCGCGGCGACGGTGTCGCTGGCGAGTTCGAGTGCCACGCACGAGCGGGTGAGTCTGGTGTGGCAAGGGGTGGAGATCGAGCGCGCGTGGCTCGAGCGCCGCGGCGAGAGCGAGGCGTGGGTCGAAGTGGTCGAACTCATCGCCGACGGCAGCGGACGACTCACGTATGAGGATCGTGCGATCGAGCCTGGCGCGCGTTACGCGTATCGGCTGAGATTCGACGGCGCGAGCGGGATCGCGTACGCGAGTGAGACGTGGATCGAGGTGCCCGAAGTGTTCCGACTGGCACTTGCAGGACTGCGTCCCAATCCCTCGCCGCCCGGCGATCTCGTCATCGCATTCACACTGGCGCGCGAGGGTGCAGGGACCCTCGAAGTCGTGGACGTGACGGGTCGCCGCATTGCGCGGCGCTCGCTCGAGGGCCTCGCCGCTGGACCGCACACGTTGCGGCTCGATGAAGCGCGCTCGGTAGCTGCGGGAGTCTACTGGTTGAGACTCACCCACTCGGGCCAGGTGCTCACGACGCGCGGAGTGGTGCTGAGGTAGCCGCAATTCGATTGTGCACACATCGTGCGCGGTTC is from Candidatus Eisenbacteria bacterium and encodes:
- a CDS encoding T9SS type A sorting domain-containing protein, which encodes MFGGPTDVAPDGVGGFYLAWTDMRGYPGPPAPENRYKNIYAQHWLADGTRDPRWPASGFPVCVDFDIPQFSAYAATDDEGGLLVSWTDLRGAFTGSGQDVYAQKIRSDGTVAPGWPVNGRPVAQSPNTETEGQVVKDGAGGMYVAYRLNFIHAATQHLLADGSVDPAWAPNGVPLPGPNSEDFVLCWDGFRGAVVAVRGGFDGQHHVFAYHLGPDYPTAATVSLASSSATHERVSLVWQGVEIERAWLERRGESEAWVEVVELIADGSGRLTYEDRAIEPGARYAYRLRFDGASGIAYASETWIEVPEVFRLALAGLRPNPSPPGDLVIAFTLAREGAGTLEVVDVTGRRIARRSLEGLAAGPHTLRLDEARSVAAGVYWLRLTHSGQVLTTRGVVLR